In a single window of the Osmerus eperlanus chromosome 4, fOsmEpe2.1, whole genome shotgun sequence genome:
- the LOC134019038 gene encoding uncharacterized protein LOC134019038 yields MTEDDLIRIEKQIENLQVMHKVTEVEKELEELERELQQLLPVSAALNQEHFSVNPKQVHGQAEDLPAWCSKISTLLKSMAILLATLGGKEIDILDMISPGYSSGETKSMKTGQTIPAGPVTSGVIGRSQSFSTREEVEKEIKQCGVSVKNLKANYEIQTQSQFADDKANRVYMRKRSLPVLSESSYHPEPIQEDEYQSSPAEALQSSTNGMLTPVQESPLPLVEEPLITPSHAHLTHTSEIIPQPDQFSQVLSADPILNHEQLTRSLEVQTDISYVQECIEMRKERIVFLFLEHWRKYTLSESYRPKYIGRRGSHLGVGLEEFNQFSAEMEGDMQSQDDMLLLFMKSKQVVGNLIGHWRNIMSQVPTRQIRRLSRAQMIYWPEHFLPHINGAPVSYESLTLDLFMLGYFQLLEMNISRSERKFRHLLCYEMFDRLGSHKWEVIRQFHREVMEEIERGKRDWADGFEDIKLKYFGDSVDGGGMMTASLFSISPDLTIIPIPEPPSALPADREPPPPPSHPPPPPPPTHPAPPTPQPEHPVSPPQDPAQESVEHIEQSSTLKDSLPENAQDNLKTTDPMEEPLKPLQSTRESAMQDIAAKDTLQHSAEETVQNSTGQVITPADSAQSAVQTPVEVSPPVTVQVTEETCVHKPAPREEPNEDSIKLIYELKEFSNEEIIRYIDRSFAFWKEKEAELFDI; encoded by the coding sequence atgactgaagatgaCCTCATCCGTATTGAGAAGCAAATTGAGAACTTGCAGGTTATGCACAAAGTCacagaggtggagaaggagctggAAGAGCTGGAGCGAGAGCTTCAGCAGCTCCTTCCTGTGTCTGCTGCCCTCAACCAGGAGCACTTCTCAGTGAACCCCAAGCAAGTCCATGGGCAGGCAGAGGATCTGCCTGCCTGGTGCAGCAAGATATCCACCCTGCTCAAGAGCATGGCTATCCTCCTTGCCACCCTCGGAGGCAAAGAGATAGACATCTTGGATATGATATCCCCTGGCTATTCCTCAGGAGAAACAAAAAGCATGAAGACTGGACAGACAATCCCAGCAGGGCCTGTTACATCTGGAGTTATTGGGCGATCTCAGTCCTTCTCCACcagggaggaagtggagaaagagataaagcaATGTGGTGTCTCGGTTAAGAACCTCAAAGCCAACTATGAAATCCAGACTCAGTCTCAGTTTGCTGATGACAAAGCAAACAGGGTATACATGCGCAAGAGATCTCTCCCTGTACTAAGTGAATCTAGCTACCACCCTGAACCTATTCAGGAGGATGAGTACCAATCCTCCCCGGCAGAAGCCCTCCAGTCTTCTACCAATGGAATGTTGACTCCAGTGCAAGAGTCCCCCTTACCTCTGGTGGAGGAACCTCTGATTACGCCATCTCATGCTCACCTTACGCACACATCTGAAATAATCCCTCAGCCAGATCAATTCAGCCAGGTACTATCAGCAGACCCCATTTTAAATCATGAACAGTTGACCAGGAGCTTGGAAGTGCAGACAGACATAAGCTATGTCCAAGAATGCATTgagatgaggaaggagaggattgTATTTTTGTTCCTTGAGCACTGGCGTAAGTATACCCTCTCAGAGTCTTACAGGCCGAAGTACATTGGTAGACGAGGAAGTCACCTGGGAGTGGGACTTGAAGAATTTAACCAATTCAGTGcggagatggaaggagacatGCAGAGTCAGGATGAcatgctcctcctcttcatgaAGTCAAAACAGGTGGTGGGGAATCTGATTGGCCACTGGAGAAATATCATGAGTCAGGTGCCGACTCGTCAGATCCGGCGCCTCAGCCGCGCCCAGATGATCTACTGGCCGGAGCACTTCCTGCCTCACATTAATGGGGCTCCCGTCAGCTACGAGAGCTTGACCTTGGACCTCTTCATGCTGGGCTATTTCCAGCTCCTTGAGATGAACATTTCTAGAAGTGAGCGCAAGTTCCGGCACTTGTTGTGCTATGAAATGTTCGACCGTCTTGGCAGTCATAAATGGGAAGTTATTCGCCAGTTCCATCGGGAGGTCATGGAGGAAATTGAACGAGGAAAGAGGGACTGGGCAGATGGATTTGAAGACATTAAGCTTAAGTACTTTGGGGACTCAGTAGATGGAGGTGGAATGATGACAGCCTCCCTATTCTCAATTTCTCCTGACTTAACTATAATACCAATCCCTGAGCCTCCATCAGCACTACCTGCAGATCGTgaaccacctccccctccttcacatcctccaccccctccaccacccacacaccctgcacctccTACACCTCAACCAGAACATCCCGTGTCACCACCTCAGGACCCTGCGCAGGAAAGTGTTGAGCACATTGAACAGAGCAGCACTTTGAAGGACAGCTTGCCAGAAAATGCTCAGGATAACCTTAAGACCACTGATCCGATGGAAGAGCCACTGAAGCCTTTGCAGTCCACCAGGGAAAGTGCAATGCAGGACATTGCTGCAAAAGACACACTGCAGCATTCTGCAGAGGAAACTGTACAAAACTCAACAGGACAGGTCATTACACCAGCCGACTCAGCACAGAGTGCTGTCCAGACaccagtggaagtcagtccacCTGTTACAGTTCAGGTCACCGAAGAGACATGTGTGCATAAACCTGCACCCAGGGAAGAACCTAACGAGGACTCTATCAAACTGATCTATGAGCTAAAAGAGTTCAGTAACGAAGAGATCATCAGGTACATCGACCGCAGCTTTGCCTTTTGGAAGGAAAAGGAAGCAGagctttttgatatctga